ATCATCAGTGGACAGATTGACCGATCCGTTCATTGCCGCTGACATGCCGGAGGTTCCCGAAGCTTCTCTCGGTACCCTTGGGTTATTCAGCCACAGATCAGAACCCTGTTTCATAGATTTACTTAAAGAAAGTTCATAACCAGTAAGAACAGCCATGTTTTTGTGATTCTTGCTTTCTTCCACCAGTGTATTAAAAGTTGAAATTGCAGAATAATCCATTGGGTAAGGTTTCCCTGACCAAATGATCTGTACCGGATATTTTGGATTATTTAATAGTTTGTAGAATCGCTCTTTATCATGGAGCAGTAAATCTGCACGTTTGTAACCTGCAAATCTTCTTGCCCAGACAATAGTGAAGATATCAGGATTGAAAAGATTTCCCGTCTGATCTGCAACGATTTTGAAGAGGCTTTTCTTTAAATGCTTTTTACGGTAATCAAATACGGTTTCATCGTTTTCATCTTTGGCATTATAAAGCGGTTTGTCTGCCCAGTATTTAAATTCCTGTGCATTGGTAATGGAGGTGATTTCGCAGATACCTGGATATTTACTCCACATTGCTCTGGAAACTACACCATGAAGCTGAGAAACACCATTGGCCATTCTTGCCATTTTTAAAGCACATAAAGAATGATTGAAACGGTCATCATCAGCCCCTTCAATGCTTTTTACATCTTCCATGCTGAAACCTGAAAAATAAGACATATCATAACACAGTTTCAGATTGTGTTTTTCATTTCCTGCCTCTTCAGGAGTATGCGTAGTGAAAACCAATTTTTCTTTTACCCTGTTCAAATCTCCATTATATTTTTTCAGAAGATAGAAGGCAGCGGGAAGTCCGTGGGCTTCATTCAGGTGATAAACTTCTCTTTCTGCATTTATTTCATCCAGTAATTTGGCTCCTCCTTTTCCTAATAAAATATACTGGGCAAGCTTTGTAGACTCGTTGGCGTCATATAATTTGTGACAGATGGTTTTAGAAACATGATCATTTTCAGGAACATCCGTGGAAAGGAAAAACATGGGTGCAGTATTGAAGATCTCAGGATCAAGATACCACACCTTTACCCATACCGGTGCGCTGTGGATCTCAATCTGGAACTTTATTCCGGTGTCTTCAAGGAAACTGTACATTTTTCTTGTCCAAACCGGCTGAAGCGTCTGGTCATGGTTTCGTGCCTGGTCATAATATCCGAATTTCCAGAGAATTCCGATTCCGATAAGATCCTGTTTCAGGTTGTATGCACTTCTCATGTGGGAACCTGCCAGGAATCCCAGACCTCCTGAATATATTTTTAAAACCTGTTCAATGGCAAATTCCATTGAGAAATAGGCGGCTTTTTTAGAATATTGTGGATTAATGCTATAAGGTATTTTAAAATTTTTAAAATCCATAAATCGACAGTTTTTATATGTTAGATGGATAAAGGTATTGATTATGAAAATAAACTTTACATTAATTATCTGATAAATTAATGTAAAAGTATCCTGTGAATAGTTTTTTTACTTACCTTTATTATGTAAATTTTTGAAAATCAAAAACTTCTAACGGTGAGAACCAAAGAAAATAGATTCTCTGGTCAAATAAAAAAGTCACCTATGAAAAAGACATTTTCTGATGAAGATTTAATAAAGAATCTAAGTCTATACTACATGAACCGGCATTTGAAAAAAAAGCCGATGGAGAAATATCACCGTAAAATAGATGAATCTCTGCTTCACGACCGTGAAAAGTACAGAAAGAAATCAGAAATTCTCCTGCTTAATTCTTTTATGCATCACTTCCCCGAAGTTAAATTTGAAGATCTTACCTGCGAAAGTCCTGACTTTATCGCAAAGCTTAACGATAAGAAGATTGGAATAGAATTGACCGAAGTGATCAATCATCTGGAAATGAAAAAGGTTGAAAGTACCTTAAATAAGATGTTCCGTCAGGCAGAAATACTATTAGAACAAGAAGACACCTCGAAATATCGTGGTGTTTATTTTTTAGAATTTCACCCCAACGTTAAGTTTGACAATCTGGAAGATCAGCAGGAAAATATCATTAATATTTACCGAAGTATTAAAAAAAATAAAGCAGTAGGCTGTGTAAAAGCAATAAGGAAATCTTTTCACCGTAGAAATGTTTTTATCACCCATGAATACAGCATGAATCTTTTTGATGAGCTGTGTTCTGAAAAGATCTTGGAACTTATTGATAAAAAAAATGAAAAATTCCCTTATTATGATACTTCTGTTGACGAATGTTGGCTGGTGATCGTTTCCGATATGAATTCTATTGCCTCAAGATATACTTTCATCCAGGATAAAGAACATCTTAAGGAAGTAAAAAGCCCTTTCCATAAAATATTCCATCTTGAAAATCTTTGCGGAAATATTACAAGCATAAAATAGTTGCTGTTTATTATGTTATATCGTAATCATTTGGCATTTTTATTTAAAATAATTTAAGATTTTTAAAAATCCATTGTTTGTGATTAAAATATAGGTATATTTGGTATATGTGTTCTAAATCAATATTATGATTTGATTTTCAATCATTTTTAACTAAAAACAATATATCTATGAAAAAACTTTTACTCATTATTTTTTTCGGAATTTCACAGGCATTCTTTGGTCAGGCAGATTGTGCGACAGCTCTTGCAGTCTGTGGAAACTCAAACATTACCTATAGTCCGACGGGATATGGCAATATCAAGGAATTGGTAAACTCAGGGACTTGTCTGGATGCTACCGGAGAGCATAATTCGATTTGGTACAAAATTACAATAGCGACAGGAGGAACACTCACCTTTGATCTGGTTCCTAATAATCCGGATGCCGATTACGACTGGGCGATTTTTGGACCGAATGTAACTTGTGGAGCTTTGGGAGCACCTATACGCTGTAATGCTGCAACTGTTATTGGACCCGGACCAGCTACAGGGCTGAACATGACCAGTACCATTACTAATGCTTTGGGAGGTTCACTCACTCCTTATTGTAAATATTTGGATGTTTTGCCGGGTCAGACCTATTATCTGTTTATTGATAACTGGGTGAGCAGTACCAGCAGTACCACAGCTCCGTTTTCCCTGACCTGGGGAGGTACGGCAACATTGGCCTCGCCTTTCACGGATCCCAACTTACAGCCTCATCCTTTCAATCCTCCTGGAATACCGGCTGCTAATCCGGCAGATCCAAGAGAAGTGATTGTATGTGAGAACCCGGCTTTATTTGACTTTTTTACTCTTTCTACAGGAATCCTGAACGGGAATCCTAATTTCAGCGTAAGTTATCATACAAGTCAGAATGATGCTTTGACCGGAAGTAATGCGATTACGGTTCCTACTATTGTTAATACAACTACTGTTTACTACTACAGCATAGGTTATACAGATCCTGCCAATCCCAATAGCCCGCTCAATAAATGTAAACAAATAGGACTGTTTAAGTTCAGAGACGGTAAGATCACTGCCAATAATGTGACACTCACTCAATGTAATAACAATAATGCAGGAACTGCAGTATATGATCTGACAAGTGCCGCTGTTATTGCAGATCCCAATGTTACCAAGAAATACTACAATACCATTTCTGACCTGAACGCAGGTATCAATGAAATTACAAATCCAACAGCTTTTATTTCTGCAGAAGGAACAATCTATGTTAAGGTAACCTCGTCATTCGGGTGTTCCTCTATTGCACAGATCATATTGAAATTCCATCCGGTAGTTGTGGTAAATGATGCAACTATCAGGTCTTGTTCTATAGAGACTAATCCTTCTACAGCCTCTTTTAATCTCACCGGAACAGCTGTGACTAATCTAAATGGAGCTGTTAAAAAATATTACCCTTCAGTAACGGATGCTGTCAATCAGACGAATGAAATTTTACTGTCTTCAACCTATATCGCTCCAAGTGGTGTCGTGTATGTAAGGATTTCCAATGCACAGGGCTGTTATGCTATTGCTAAAATAACTTTAGTGGTTATTCCGCCGGTTTATTCCAGCATTCTTAAGGACAAAATTATCTGTGTAGAAGATAAAACGACTCTGGATGCCGGGCCAGGCTTCAACAGCTACGAATGGAGTACAGGAGCAACTACCCAAACCATTACGAATGCGGGAGTTGGCACCTATTGGGTAAAACTTAAAACAGGAGATTGCACCGTACTGCAGAATGTAAAAATATATCCGTCTGAGCAGCCTGTGGTTTCAAGTATTGATATTTCAAATACTACGGTCACTGTATTTGTTATTGGAGGCACTGCACCTTATAAATACTCTTTAGATAATATTATCTGGCAGGATTCCAATGTATTTAACAATATGAAAAGAGGAGATGCTACAATTTATGTAAAAGATTCTTACAATTGTGATCCTATCCATATTGGAATTGTAGTTCCTAATCTTGTGAATGTGATTACTCCAAACGGTGATGGTTATAATGATGTGATTGATTATTCTGCACTGGCAACAAAGAAAAATCTGGTTATGAATATTTTCGACCGTTATGGAAATATGATCTTCAAAATGGATAAATCTAATGGCTACAAATGGGATGGCACCGTTAGTGCAGGATTAAGAGTTCCAACAGGAAACTACTGGTATTCTGTTTCATGGAATGAAAATGATAAACTGAGCACACCGATTAAGTATTCGGGATGGATCGTGGTTAAAAACAGAGATTAATCTTATTTTAATAATAGCTATTCATATAAAACCATTTCGAAAGAAGTGGTTTTATTTTTGGTTAAATCTTAATTAAATGCTTTTGTATCTTTAAAATAATCAGAAAGATAAATGATTTTACCGTCCTCTGAAAAGTGAACAACCGTACATATATTATTTTCATAAATTCCTTTATTGATCATGGTCCCATAAGAAGCAGTCTGGTAGAAATATTTTTGATTTCCTAATGGAAATATTTCAAAAACCTGCCATTCAATCGATTCATACCGTCTGAATATAGCTCTGAATAAGGCCAAGATTCTGTTCTTACCCGAAATTTCTTTGGAAGGAGGTATCCAGATCGTACTTTCATCGGTGAACCATTTTTCAAGATGTTCAATATTTAATGAATTCAGATCTTTCATAAAGTCATTGATCCTGCAAAGCATATTTTAATTTACCTTTATATACGTGAAAAATGCTAACTTGGTTTTTATTTAAATATCATGAAAGAGCTTTTTATAAAACGTTTTCAATATTACAAATCCCTTGGTGATAAATCATTCCTACAGCTTTCTGACAATCAGATCTTTTGGCAGTATAATGATGAAAGTAATTCTATTGCCGTAATTGTAAAGCACATTGCCGGAAATATGCTTTCAAGATGGACCAATTTTCTAACGGAAGATGGGGAAAAATCATGGCGGAAACGTGATGATGAATTTGTCAATACAT
The Chryseobacterium sp. W4I1 DNA segment above includes these coding regions:
- the glgP gene encoding alpha-glucan family phosphorylase, encoding MDFKNFKIPYSINPQYSKKAAYFSMEFAIEQVLKIYSGGLGFLAGSHMRSAYNLKQDLIGIGILWKFGYYDQARNHDQTLQPVWTRKMYSFLEDTGIKFQIEIHSAPVWVKVWYLDPEIFNTAPMFFLSTDVPENDHVSKTICHKLYDANESTKLAQYILLGKGGAKLLDEINAEREVYHLNEAHGLPAAFYLLKKYNGDLNRVKEKLVFTTHTPEEAGNEKHNLKLCYDMSYFSGFSMEDVKSIEGADDDRFNHSLCALKMARMANGVSQLHGVVSRAMWSKYPGICEITSITNAQEFKYWADKPLYNAKDENDETVFDYRKKHLKKSLFKIVADQTGNLFNPDIFTIVWARRFAGYKRADLLLHDKERFYKLLNNPKYPVQIIWSGKPYPMDYSAISTFNTLVEESKNHKNMAVLTGYELSLSKSMKQGSDLWLNNPRVPREASGTSGMSAAMNGSVNLSTDDGWIPEFAKPGENSFVVPKADYLNMSIYEQDTYDLNKLYEILENEILPTYYDHHEKWRKIQYNAMNDVQNQFNSDRMADEYYKVLYQ
- a CDS encoding T9SS type B sorting domain-containing protein, encoding MKKLLLIIFFGISQAFFGQADCATALAVCGNSNITYSPTGYGNIKELVNSGTCLDATGEHNSIWYKITIATGGTLTFDLVPNNPDADYDWAIFGPNVTCGALGAPIRCNAATVIGPGPATGLNMTSTITNALGGSLTPYCKYLDVLPGQTYYLFIDNWVSSTSSTTAPFSLTWGGTATLASPFTDPNLQPHPFNPPGIPAANPADPREVIVCENPALFDFFTLSTGILNGNPNFSVSYHTSQNDALTGSNAITVPTIVNTTTVYYYSIGYTDPANPNSPLNKCKQIGLFKFRDGKITANNVTLTQCNNNNAGTAVYDLTSAAVIADPNVTKKYYNTISDLNAGINEITNPTAFISAEGTIYVKVTSSFGCSSIAQIILKFHPVVVVNDATIRSCSIETNPSTASFNLTGTAVTNLNGAVKKYYPSVTDAVNQTNEILLSSTYIAPSGVVYVRISNAQGCYAIAKITLVVIPPVYSSILKDKIICVEDKTTLDAGPGFNSYEWSTGATTQTITNAGVGTYWVKLKTGDCTVLQNVKIYPSEQPVVSSIDISNTTVTVFVIGGTAPYKYSLDNIIWQDSNVFNNMKRGDATIYVKDSYNCDPIHIGIVVPNLVNVITPNGDGYNDVIDYSALATKKNLVMNIFDRYGNMIFKMDKSNGYKWDGTVSAGLRVPTGNYWYSVSWNENDKLSTPIKYSGWIVVKNRD
- a CDS encoding nuclear transport factor 2 family protein, producing MLCRINDFMKDLNSLNIEHLEKWFTDESTIWIPPSKEISGKNRILALFRAIFRRYESIEWQVFEIFPLGNQKYFYQTASYGTMINKGIYENNICTVVHFSEDGKIIYLSDYFKDTKAFN